The Candidatus Nomurabacteria bacterium genomic sequence ATGAGTTGCTTATCGTAAGCACATGGCCAGAGCCTTTGGCCTACGACGACATTGCAGCCGGAGAGTTTGAACAGTTAAGGGCACTAGTTATCGAAACACGTTACGTCGTTAGTGAGTTACCTGCTGGCAAAAAATATACGATGCTCTACTACCAAGATAGTCTTATAGAAGATAACGGGGAACTCATTACTTGGCTAGCACGTTTGGGCGAAGTAGCACACACTGAACAACCAAAAGGATTACGCCTAGCGATCCCAGGTCGTGAAGCATGGCTGAAGATAGATGAAAACACTCTCTATGAGCATCAGACCCGACTCGAAGTACGCCTAAAAGAAACGCGAGAGTTGAAGTATATGCTACAGAATCGACTTGATAATCCAAAATATGTACATCAGGCACCTAAGCACCTCGTAGAGGAAACGCGCGAACAGTTGGCTGAAAAACTGGCGCTCATAGAACGTCTTGAACACGAGCTTGAAGTTCTAAAGTAGGCTTTTATACACTCGGCCAAAGTATGCCGTTTGAACCAAAGAATGAGTTACGGCTGGAGTGCTTAGAAATTATATATCGGCGGTGATCGTCACGAGCTTGAATTCGCGGGTTTCCACTAAATGGCTGTGTAATAGACGCCCTCTCAACGTGTGTGTGCGCACTGTCTCCTGAATCAAGTGCATGAAGGCCAATTCCTATAGTGATAGTACCAACTGGAACCGCTAATGCGACAGCTTCATCAAATTTGGTATCATGAACCAAAATTCCAAATGCAGTCACGATGGCGAGACTGATAATTATGCGTTGTAGTAGAGAAGTAATGAGCATGTTGGTGTTTAATGTTTACACCAGCATATTAGCATAAGTTGTATGACTTGTCAATTATGTGTCGAGCCTAGACGTGGTGATAGGGATGTCCAGCTATTATCTGCTGTGCACGGTAAAGTTGCTCGATAAGAATCAGACGAACCAGCTGATGTGGGAATACAAGAGGGGAGAGCGACCAGACATCATCTGCCCGTTGGTGCACTCGATCATCTACGCCATACGCGCCACCAATCACAATCGTAATCTGTCTACTTGCTGTAAATTTACTCTCGAGCATACGTGCGAACCTCGGTGAATCAAACTCATCTCCTCGTTCGTCTAGCAACATCACATATGCTTGGTCATCAAGACGTGAAAGTATACGCTCAGACTCGTCCTGACGCGCTGCAGAGTCGCTTAGTGCACTGTGTGGTAAAAGTACCCACTCTACGTCAAACGGCTTTTTCAGGCGATCCTGGTAGTGCTTAACGCCTCCTTCGATCCAAGACTCGTGTTTTTTACCGACAGCGATAATTTTAATTGCCATCTATATCGCAACTTTGGCTGCAATTGCCGCAAGTTCATCATGGTTCGGCTCGGCACTCATATCTGCCTGACCACGGTACTCGCTAACATTAGTAAATGGAATTAGCTGCACATGTGCATGTGGCACGTCTACACCGATAACTTGCACGCCAACATAGGGAACGTTCATCGCTTCGCGCAACCTTGTAGCAACCTTTTTTACAGTAGCCATCAATTGCTGATAGTCTCCGTCTTCGAGATCCCATAAAAACTCAACCTGTTTTTTCGGAACAACTAACGTATGACCCGCAACAAGAGGATGTATATCTAAAAACGCATAGGAATTGTCGTCTTCATACACCTTATGACTTGGTAGTTCGCCTTTGATAATTTTCGTAAAGATTGAATCTTGCATATTCTCATTATACCAACCTGGGTGTATGATGTGGTCAGCTTCGTTCACATATTCATAACCAGAACGGAAAAAATGCCTGAGCAACATGTCGATTACAGAGATTTGGCTCGAGAAAAGAAACTCGAGGTCTTAGATAGCCTAGCTCACATGGCCATAAATATCGTTGCACGACACCCGGACATACTCGAGAACTCACTGCTTCAAGCGATGGCACACAAGCACAACTATGGCTACGTTGCCTGCCTTGGACTGTTCCATGCAATCAAACAAGGTAAAATCATCCGGCGAGATGATGGCTATCATGCTCTGTTGAGAGTCGCACAGGAAGACATATAGTAAGCCAATCGTCTAATCTGTTAAAATATTTGGAGCAACTTGTTGCAATCCATCTAAGGAGAGGTGCAGGAGTGGTTGAACTGGCCGCTCTCGAAAAGCGGTATGGGGCAACTCATCGAGGGTTCGAATCCCTCTCTCTCCGCCATGAGAAAATGACTGGGCCTGGCGTCTAGTCTTTTTCTCATACTTGGGGTTTGAACCATCGGCGGTTCTCACAAATCTGTTAATCCATTGTCTGCTGCGAATTGTTCACCCTCAAGAATGCGCGTCTCTGCTTCTATTTCTTTAAAATAAGTATCTTTTACATCTTGGCTCAAATCTTCCATAATCATGCCTAATCCCGCTAGCCTATCATGCGCGTCGTTACAATCAGCCAAATACTCATTGTCATATGATTCTCGTTTATCATGATTCGCGATATGCTGTAATCGCGCCTCTGCAATTGCGACGTCCTTTATCGCGTGC encodes the following:
- the rlmH gene encoding 23S rRNA (pseudouridine(1915)-N(3))-methyltransferase RlmH, whose amino-acid sequence is MAIKIIAVGKKHESWIEGGVKHYQDRLKKPFDVEWVLLPHSALSDSAARQDESERILSRLDDQAYVMLLDERGDEFDSPRFARMLESKFTASRQITIVIGGAYGVDDRVHQRADDVWSLSPLVFPHQLVRLILIEQLYRAQQIIAGHPYHHV
- a CDS encoding HIT domain-containing protein codes for the protein MQDSIFTKIIKGELPSHKVYEDDNSYAFLDIHPLVAGHTLVVPKKQVEFLWDLEDGDYQQLMATVKKVATRLREAMNVPYVGVQVIGVDVPHAHVQLIPFTNVSEYRGQADMSAEPNHDELAAIAAKVAI